The DNA sequence GCTGATGTTGTTGGCGCCGCCGGTGTGAATCACGTGCACGACCACGGGCACCGTCACGTCGGGCTGGGCCAGCAGGCGGGCCTGGTCCTGGGCCGAAAGGGTGGCCATCTGGAGCAGGAAGTTGCGGTAGTTGCGCTCCGAGCCGGGGGTACGGGCAAAAGCTGCCTGCTGGGCGCTGTCGAAGGCGCAGCGGAAGCCGTAGGTATGCTCGGGATGGGCGCGTTTGACCGGGTCGGGCTGCTGGGCCCGGGCCCGTGGGCCGCCGCTCAGCAGGAGCAGGGCCCCCAGGCCAAAGGAAAGTACTTGTTTACGCATGCAGATTAGTTGGAGGAAAGAAAGGAGCAAGGAACGCCGGCCGGAGCCAACCGGCAGGAAAGATAACTCCTTTGCCTGGCTTCACCTTTCCCGCCGGCTACTTCTGCCAGCCAGCCTGCCCCAGCAGCGGCACGAAGCGAAATTCCTCGAACTCCTCGCGCACGAATTCCTCCTCACTTTCGCGCACCACCCGCATCATGCGCTGGGTGCTTTCGTCGCCCACCGGAATCACCAGGGCCCCGCCCACGCGCAGCTGCCGCAGCAGGGTGCGCGGAATGGCCGGCGAGCCGGCCGTGACCAGAATCTTGTCGAACGGGGCCTGGGCGGGCAGGCCCAGCGAGCCGTCGCCGCAGTAGAGGTGGGCCGGCAGCTGAAAGGCGTGCAGGCGGCGGCGGGTCGTCTCAAACAGCACCCGGTTGTACTCGATGCTGAACACCTCGGGCACCAGCTGCAGCAGCACGGCGCACTGGTAGCCCGAGCCCGTCCCGATTTCCAGCACCCGGTCGGTGGGGCGCAGGTTGAGCAGCGCGGTCTGGAAGGCCACCGTGTAGGGCTGCGAAATGGTTTGGCCCTGCCCGATGGGAAAAGCTTTGTCCTGGTAGGCGTGCTGCTGAAAGCCGGGCTCGAAAAACAGGTGGCGCGGCACCGTGGCCAGGGCCGTCAGCACCCGCTCGTCCCGAATGCCTTTGCGGCGGAGTTCTTCGACCAGGGAGCGGCGCAGGCCACGGTGGCGGTACGTATCAGCGTGCATGGAATGGTGGGGTTGGGCCAATGTCGGGAGTACGGGTTAATGCCCTACCTTTGCGCGGCTCAGGGAGCGGAGCCAAGGCCCTTTCTGTGCTTATCAGCCGCGAAATTACGGCATCGAGCCCATATAACCCATTTATTAGCCGGCTTCGGCCGGTTTGCTTACCCAATTCCCTTGACTCGCACCTTTCAAAAGCTCAAGCTCATCGCGGCCGACTTTCTGGCGGCCCTGCTGGCCTGGATGTGTTTTTTCCTGCTGCGCAAATACCTGCTCAGCGAGATTAATGAGGGCTACCGCTTCACCGGCGGCGAGCTGTTTACCCTCACCGGCTCGGCCCTGATGATTGCCCTGTTCTGGACGGTGCTCTACACGCTGATCGGCGAATACCGCGACATTTTCCGCAAGTCGCGCCTGGCCGAGATTATCCGGCTGGCCCGCATCTCGGTGCTCGGGGCGCTGGTTATCTTCTTCGCCCTGCTGCTCGACGACCAGGGCGTGAGCTCCTACCGGCTGTATTACAAGACCATTACGGCCTACTTCCTGCTGCATTTCTTTATCACGGCCGTGCTGCGCACCTGGGCCATTACCACGGTGCAGGGCCTGGTGCGGCGCGGGGTTATTTCCTTTAATACCCTGCTGGTGGGCTCTAACATGCTGGCCCGCGAAACCTACCAGGAGCTGGCCCGCACCGGCAAGCACCTGGGCCTGAAGCTGGTCGGCTTTGCCCCCGTCGGCGACACGGTGGATGCCGACCTGGCCGCCGAGCTGCCCGCCCGCGGCTCCTACACCCGCCTGCCCGCCCTGATCCGGGCCCTGAAAATCGAGCAGGTCATCATTGCCATCGAGCCCAGTGAGCACCGCATGATTCAGGAAATCCTGTCGCTCCTGGAAGGCACCCCGGCCCGGGTCAGCATCCTGCCCGACCTCTACCAGATGCTGCTGGGCTCGGTGAAGGTGAACCACCTGTTTGGCACCCCGCTGATTGAAATCAAGCACGATCTGCTGCCGCCCTGGCAGGAGTTCACCAAGCGCGGCCTCGATATTCTGGGGTCGTTGCTGTTTCTGCTGCTGGCCTGGCCCGTGTACGCCTTCACGGCCGTGATGGTGCGCCTCTCCTCGCCGGGGCCGATTTTCTACGCCCAGGAGCGCATCGGCAAAAACGCCCAGCCCTTCCGTATCTACAAGTTCCGCTCGATGTACGTGGACGCCGAGAAGATGGGCCCCGCGCTGTCGTCCGACCACGACCCGCGCATCACGCCCTGGGGCCGCTTCATGCGCAAGGTCCGCCTCGACGAGCTGCCCCAGTTCTGGAACGTGGTGAAGGGCGACATGAGCCTGGTGGGCCCCCGGCCCGAGCGCCGCTTCTACATCGACCAGATCGTGAAAGTGGCCCCGCACTACCGCCACCTGCACCGCGTGCGGCCCGGCATTACCAGCCTGGGCCAGGTGAAGTACGGCTACGCCGAAACCGTGGCGCAGATGGTCGAGCGCCTCAAGTTCGACATCCTCTACATCGAAAACATGAGCCTGGCCATGGACTTCCGGGTGATGCTCTACACCCTGAAAATCATCGTGGAAGGGCGAGGGAAGTAAATGTGCTTAGGTGCTAATGTGGGAAATGTGCTGATATGGTTGAATGTGAGAAATGTGGAGCATGTCGCCTTGCGAGCTTGTGAAACAATCCGTCCTCTGCGCAGTATGCCCCGACCTTTCACCACAAAGCCCTTTTCGTTGTTATACCCGAAGGCGTGTTACAGAACGGTGCTGAGCACCCTGCGGAGGCCGGGTTGCTCCAACTGCGCCTGGTAATGACAGAACGACATTAGCACATCAGCACATTCAACCACATTAGCACATTAACCGAATGTTTACCGGAATTGTAGAAACCCTGGGTACGATCACCGCCGTCAAAACGGAGGGTTCGAACCGCCATTTTACCGTGGCGTCGCCCTTTGCTCCCGAGCTGCAGATCGACCAGAGTGTGGCCCACGACGGGGTGTGCCTGACGGTGGTGGCCGTGGACGCGGCGGCCGGCACGCACGTGGTAACGGCCATCGACGAAACCCTGCAAAAAACCAACCTGGGCAGCTGGGTTGCCGGCCGGCAGGTGAACCTGGAGCGCTGCCTGGCCGCCAACGGCCGCTTCGACGGCCACATCGTGCAGGGCCACGTCGATCTGACGGCCGTCTGCGAAAGTGTGACCGACCAGAACGGCTCGTGGCTGTATCGTTTCCGCCACGAGCCCGGCCCGAGCCGCGTGACGGTCGAGAAAGGCTCCATCTGCATCAACGGCACCAGCCTGACCTGCTTCGACTCGACCGACGACAGCTTCGCCGTAGCCATCATTCCCTACACCTACGAGCACACCACCTTCCAGCACCTGCGCCCCGGCGACCTGGTCAACCTGGAGTTCGACATCGTGGGCAAGTACGTGGCCAAGCTGCTGGGTAAATAGAGCCGGATGCGGATAGCGGAGCGCGCCCGTGGCCCCCGGCCGGGCCGAAGCCGCCGGGTTATCCTGCTGATGCTGGCCGGGCTTTGCTTGGGCCTGGGCGGCTGCGCCCCGGCCGATTCGGGCTACGTGAGCTACGAGGCCGACGTGCGGCAGCAGGAGCTGCGGCTGTGCTGGCAGGACGAGCAGAATCAACGCCTGGGCAGCCTGGAGCGCCTCACGGCCTGGCTCAGCGGGCAGGGGCGCACGGTGGTATTTGCCATGAATGCCGGCATGTTCCGGCCCGATTATTCCCCGCTGGGGCTGTTCATCGAGGAAGACCGGGTGGTGACGCCCCTGGATACGGCGGTGGGCGCCGGCAACTTTTACCTTCAGCCCAACGGCGTGTTTTACACGACCGTAGACCAGCAGGCCGTGGTGTGCCCCACCAGGAGCTTCCGCTATTCGGGCCGCATCCGGTACGCTACGCAGTCGGGGCCGATGCTGGTGGTAGAGGGCCGGATTCACCCGGCCTTTACGCCCGGCTCCACGAACCGGCAGGTGCGCAACGGCGTCGGGATTCTGCCCGACGGGCAGGTGCTGCTGGCTATGTCGAAGCAGAAAGTGAGCCTCTACGAGTTTGCCGACTTTTTCCGCCGCCGGGGCTGCCGCAATGCTCTTTACCTCGACGGGTTCGTGTCGCGTGCCTACGCCCCGGCCCAGGGCTGGCAGCAAACCGACGGCAACTTTGGGGTGATGCTAGCCGTGACGGAACCGGTGAATGAATGAGTAAATGCAGGCGTATGCGGGCAAAACCAATCGTCCCGAGCCACTTACCAGTCGGTAGGTGACTTGGGACGATTGGTTTTGTCCGCATACGCTGGGAATGTGCTTCGGGACAATTGTCCCAGGACACATTCCCAGCGTATGTGCTTCGGGACGATTGTCCCAGAGCACATTCCCACCGTATGTGCTTCGGGACAAGTGTCCCAGGATACATTCCCACCGTATGTGCTTCGGGACAAGTGTCCCAGGACACATTCCCATCGTAAGTGCTTCGGGACAATCGTTTTCGAGCACAGGCGCCGGGAATGTGCTTCGGAACACTTGTACCAACGCGCATTCCCGGCGCGGTTGACTACGGCCAGTGCTTGAACAGCAGGAAGTTGAGCCCGAGGGGCGGCCGCCAGGGGGCTCAACCTGGGCTACCGAGGCGCGTATAGGCAGTATCCACCTTAGATTCTGCTCCGCCATGTCAAAACGCGAATTGATAGAACCCACCGAGGGCGACAAGCGCTACGTGCGCCGCAACGACAAAGGTCAGTTTACCAGCGAAGTAGACCTGAACCGCTCCCTGTCGCAGGACGATAAGCACAACTCCCACCGCACCAGCAAGCCCGGCCAGGGCGACCGGGGCGACGGCCACACCGGCAACCGCAAGCCCGGCAAGCAGTAGCGCCGGGAAACCATCAATCAGTAAAAAAAGCCCCGTAGCAGCTGCTACGGGGCTTTTTTTACTGATTGATGTAATTTTTATTCTGCGGCGGCCACTGGCCACCAGCGGGCGGCGGCCAGCCGGTAGAGCCGCACGCAGGCCCAGGCGGCGAGGCTCCCCAGCGTGGCGCCGGCCAGAATGTCGGAAGGGTAGTGGGCGCCCAGGTACATGCGGCTGTAGGAAACCAGCCCGGCCCAGATGAGCACCAGGATCTTGGCCACCCGGTAGCGCGGGGGCAGCACCAGCCACAGAAACACCACCAGGGCAAAGGCATTGGCCGCGTGCGACGACATAAAGCCGAACTGCCCGCCGCAGCCGCTGGCCAGGTTCAGCGTGGCCGAGAGCTGCGGGTCGTGGCAGGGGCGCAGCCGGGCGAAGTAGGGCTTGAAGAAACGGCTGGAAACGCTGTCGGCCAGGGCCACGCTCAGGCCCAGCAGCGGCAGCAGCAGCAGGGCGCGCCGGCGGAACATGTAGCCCAGCACCACCAGAATAACCAGGTAGGCCGGAAACCACACGAAGCGCTCCGAAAAGAAAATCATCCACGCGTCCAGGGCGTTGGAGCGGTGGTTGTTGGCGGCCAGCAGCAGCCAGCGGTCCAGGGCTTGCAGGTGTTCGATCAAGGCTAGCTAACGTTTTCGAGCCACTGCACGCCCTTGCGCAGCCACTGCTGGGTGGCTTCCTCGGCCGAGCCGGGCGCGGGGCGCTGGTCGTAGTGCCACTCGCAGCGCGGGGGCAGGCTCATCAGAATGCTTTCGGTGCGGCCCCCGGTTTCGAGGCCGAAGCGCGTGCCCCGGTCGAAGGCCAGGTTGAACTCGGCGTAGCGGGCCCGACGCAGCATGTGCCATTGCACCTGTGGCTCGCCGAAGGGCAGGTCGCGGTTCTGGCGCAGCAGCTCGGTGTAGGTGGGCCCAAACACGTTGCCCACGGCCTGGATAAAGGCAAACAGCTCCTCGCGGCTGCCGTCTTTGCCCACGGTGAGGCGGTCGAAGAAAATACCGCCCACGCCGCGGGTTTCCTGGCGGTGGGGCAGGAAAAAGTAGTCGTCGGCCCACTGCTTGAAGCGCGCGTAATACGCCGGGTTGTGGGCGTCGCACACGGCCTTCAGCTGGGCGTGAAACCAGCGGGCCTGGTCCTCATTCACGTAAATCGGGGTCAGATCGATGCCGCCGCCAAACCAGGCCTCGCCGTTGCCGGCCTCGAAGTAGCGCACGTTCATGTGGGCAATGGGCACCATCGGGCTGCGCGGGTGCTGCACCACCGATACGCCGGTGGCGAAGTAGTTGGGGTTGGGCATGAGCAGCACCCGGGCGGCCTGCTCGCTCATCTCGCCCCACACGGCCGAGAAGTTGACCCCGCCTTTTTCCAGCACCGCCCCGCCCTGAATCACGCGCGAGAGGCCCCCGCCGCCGCTGCCGTGCTGCCAGGCATCCTGTTGAAAAGTGGCCTGGCCGTCGGCGTCCTCCAGCTGCTGGCACAGGCGCTGCTGGAAGTCGCGCAGCCAGGTGGCCACGGTGTCGCGGAAGGTGGAAGCCACGGGGGCCAGGGAAGAAGAAGGAGCGGTGAGCATACGGCGTAAAGCGGCTAATTCTGGCGCGGCAGCCCGGCGGCCGAGTTGTCAGAAATAGAAAAACCGCCCGGCGGCGGGATTGGTTGGAAGCGGCAAAGGTAGGGGTTTGTGCGCGTTTCGGCGGACGGCACCGGGCAAAAGGTTAACCGCCGGGCAGTCCGGCGCTGCCCGGGGAAAAAACGGCGAAGCCCGCTTCCTTCCGGAAGCGGGCTTCGGGTACTTGCAGGGCGAAAAAGCTACTGATTTTGGTGCACCACCGACGCGTTGCCCATGCCTTGCTGCTGCACGTCGCTCTGGTTATTGGCCGTGCCCTGGTAGGTTTGGGCGTCGTTTTCGTTGCCCGTCTGCTGCTGCCGGGCGTAGTTGCCGCTGCCCGTCGCCTGCTGACTGATCAGGGCCTTGTTGGCGCGGCCGCCGGGGATGAAGCCCTGCTCCTGAACAGCCGTGCTGCCGGAGCCCAGCTGGTTGATCGTGGCGTCATTCCCCCAGAAGTTGCTGCCGACTTCTATCCTGCGCTGGCTCTGACTAGCTGTGTTACCTGAGCCATTTTGGACGATACTAGCCGATTGAACACCAGTTTGTTGGGTCTGGGTGGCCCGGTTCTCACTGCCGGTCTGGGTGATAACCGCGACCAGGCTAAAGGTGAAGGGGCCACTCTGGGTTTGGGTAGCCACGTTGGCGGTGCCCGTCTGGGTGGCGCTGGCTCTGGCATTGCTAACGTCGTCCTGCCGCTGCGTGCTGCTATTGTCCAGGCCGGTTTGGGTAATCGTAGCAGTCATGCCATAGAACTGCGTGTTTGCCGCATTCTGCAGTTGGATTCCGGTATTGCCGTTGCCGGTTTGGGTAATAACCACTGTGCAGCCCGAGGAGCTGCTGTTCGCTGTGTTTCCCGTACCCCCGCTCTGCTGCTGGCGGGCCGCATTCTGGTTGCCTTGCTGGATAATATCGGCCGACCACCTGCCCCCGCCTCCCGTTTGGGACTGGAAGGCCGCATTGCCGTCGCCCTGCTGCCGCACCATCCCGCTGGGCCCCGACCCTGAGGTGCTGCCCCCACTCTGGCTCTGGGTGGAGGTGTTGAGCGCGCCCTGCTGGACAGCAAGAGCCCGGGCAGTAAGAGCGCCCTGACCCTGCGTGGCGCGGTTGCCGTTGCCGACGCTTTGCTGAATCGTCGCGGAATTGTTGCGGCCCGACTGGTTCTGCGTGGCGTAGTTGAGGCCGCTGAGCTGCTCGATGGTAACGCCTTGGCTGAAGCCGCTCTGGCTTTGGCGGGCGTAGTTGCCGTGGCTGCCCGCCTGGGTCGAGCCCTGCCGAATGGTAGCCCCGTTGCCGCCCCGGCTTTCCTCGGAGCGTTGGTTCTGGATGGCCGTCTGGTCGTTACCCATCTGGTTCACCGTGGCCGCCTGGTTGATGCCCAGCTGGGTTTGGGTGCTCTGGTTGTTGTTGCCTCTGGCTGAGCCGCCGTTCACGGCCGCATCGTTCTGGCGGGTAGTGGCCGCGTTGCCGCGGCCCGTCTGCGTAACTGTCACCTGGTTGTCGTTGCCGAAGCTGGTGGAGGTTTGGGTATTCTGCTGCGCGCTTGCCGCGCCGCTCACGACCATAGCCGCAAAAAGTAATCCGGTTGGTTTCATAAGTGGGGATAGAAAAAGTGGATGAATATGCGCCTTGCAAGTGGCAATGGGAGGTAATAGAGTCAATGTATTATATAAATAATTATAAAATTAAATAATTAAGTTCCATTTATACGGAGTTAATTAACTATTAAAAATTGGACAACTTGCTGCCTGTCAGTAGTTAAATGGCCTTGCGTTGCGTTGTATCCGGAGGGAAGCCCGCGCGGCACCACGGCGGCTGGCCGGCGACCGGGGCGGAAGAGCCAGCGGGCGGTAGCCGACCGGAACCAGGTGGGAGTAAGGCGCTCCGTCGCCGCGCGAAGGTGTTGCTCTCGTTGCGAAACTGTAATTTCGCTGCTCCAACTGCTGCTCCTTTCATGCCCTCGCAAACCACCCCCGTCATCGAAACTGAATTTAGCACCGACCTCAATGCCACCCAGCCCAGCCGCGCCACGCTGCTGCGGGTGTATGAGCTGATGCGTACCGGCGACGAGCTGGCCCGCCTCTACGAAGAAAACAAGGCCGTGACGGCCAAGTACGTGCACGCCACGGCCCGGGGCCACGAGGCCATTCAGCTGGCCGCCGCCTGCTTTCTGGGCCCCCACGACTACGTGACGCCCTACTACCGCGACGACGCCATGCTGCTGGGCCTGGGCCTGGAACCCTACGAGCTGATGCTGCAGCTCATGGCCAAGCGCGACGACCCGTTTTCGGGCGGCCGCACCTACTACTCACACCCCTCGCTGCGCCGGGCCGGTTTCCCGACCATTCCGCACAACAGCTCGGCCACCGGCATGCAGGCCATTCCGGCTACCGGCATGGCCCACGGCATCAAGTACCTGGAAAGCCAGGGCCTGCACCCGGTAACGGCCGACCCGCGCGACTTCCACGAAAGCGGCGCTCCTGTTCCCGGCTTGTATAGCCTGCTGCCCGCCGAGGCCCGGCCGGGTGGCCCGGTGGTGGTGTGCTCCATCGGGGATGGGGCTATGACCGAGGGCGAAGTAGCCGAGGCCCTGCAAATGGCCGTGCTGCACCAGCTGCCCATTATTTATTTGGTGCAGGACAACGACTGGGGCATTTCGGCCACCGGCCGGGAGATGCGCGCCATGGATGCCTACGAGTTTGCCGCCGGCTTCAAGGGGCTGCAGCGC is a window from the Hymenobacter aquaticus genome containing:
- a CDS encoding protein-L-isoaspartate(D-aspartate) O-methyltransferase gives rise to the protein MHADTYRHRGLRRSLVEELRRKGIRDERVLTALATVPRHLFFEPGFQQHAYQDKAFPIGQGQTISQPYTVAFQTALLNLRPTDRVLEIGTGSGYQCAVLLQLVPEVFSIEYNRVLFETTRRRLHAFQLPAHLYCGDGSLGLPAQAPFDKILVTAGSPAIPRTLLRQLRVGGALVIPVGDESTQRMMRVVRESEEEFVREEFEEFRFVPLLGQAGWQK
- a CDS encoding sugar transferase, yielding MTRTFQKLKLIAADFLAALLAWMCFFLLRKYLLSEINEGYRFTGGELFTLTGSALMIALFWTVLYTLIGEYRDIFRKSRLAEIIRLARISVLGALVIFFALLLDDQGVSSYRLYYKTITAYFLLHFFITAVLRTWAITTVQGLVRRGVISFNTLLVGSNMLARETYQELARTGKHLGLKLVGFAPVGDTVDADLAAELPARGSYTRLPALIRALKIEQVIIAIEPSEHRMIQEILSLLEGTPARVSILPDLYQMLLGSVKVNHLFGTPLIEIKHDLLPPWQEFTKRGLDILGSLLFLLLAWPVYAFTAVMVRLSSPGPIFYAQERIGKNAQPFRIYKFRSMYVDAEKMGPALSSDHDPRITPWGRFMRKVRLDELPQFWNVVKGDMSLVGPRPERRFYIDQIVKVAPHYRHLHRVRPGITSLGQVKYGYAETVAQMVERLKFDILYIENMSLAMDFRVMLYTLKIIVEGRGK
- a CDS encoding riboflavin synthase; this encodes MFTGIVETLGTITAVKTEGSNRHFTVASPFAPELQIDQSVAHDGVCLTVVAVDAAAGTHVVTAIDETLQKTNLGSWVAGRQVNLERCLAANGRFDGHIVQGHVDLTAVCESVTDQNGSWLYRFRHEPGPSRVTVEKGSICINGTSLTCFDSTDDSFAVAIIPYTYEHTTFQHLRPGDLVNLEFDIVGKYVAKLLGK
- a CDS encoding phosphodiester glycosidase family protein is translated as MLAGLCLGLGGCAPADSGYVSYEADVRQQELRLCWQDEQNQRLGSLERLTAWLSGQGRTVVFAMNAGMFRPDYSPLGLFIEEDRVVTPLDTAVGAGNFYLQPNGVFYTTVDQQAVVCPTRSFRYSGRIRYATQSGPMLVVEGRIHPAFTPGSTNRQVRNGVGILPDGQVLLAMSKQKVSLYEFADFFRRRGCRNALYLDGFVSRAYAPAQGWQQTDGNFGVMLAVTEPVNE
- a CDS encoding phosphatase PAP2 family protein encodes the protein MIEHLQALDRWLLLAANNHRSNALDAWMIFFSERFVWFPAYLVILVVLGYMFRRRALLLLPLLGLSVALADSVSSRFFKPYFARLRPCHDPQLSATLNLASGCGGQFGFMSSHAANAFALVVFLWLVLPPRYRVAKILVLIWAGLVSYSRMYLGAHYPSDILAGATLGSLAAWACVRLYRLAAARWWPVAAAE
- the hemF gene encoding oxygen-dependent coproporphyrinogen oxidase, which gives rise to MLTAPSSSLAPVASTFRDTVATWLRDFQQRLCQQLEDADGQATFQQDAWQHGSGGGGLSRVIQGGAVLEKGGVNFSAVWGEMSEQAARVLLMPNPNYFATGVSVVQHPRSPMVPIAHMNVRYFEAGNGEAWFGGGIDLTPIYVNEDQARWFHAQLKAVCDAHNPAYYARFKQWADDYFFLPHRQETRGVGGIFFDRLTVGKDGSREELFAFIQAVGNVFGPTYTELLRQNRDLPFGEPQVQWHMLRRARYAEFNLAFDRGTRFGLETGGRTESILMSLPPRCEWHYDQRPAPGSAEEATQQWLRKGVQWLENVS